In one Aricia agestis chromosome 21, ilAriAges1.1, whole genome shotgun sequence genomic region, the following are encoded:
- the LOC121737611 gene encoding ubiquitin-like domain-containing CTD phosphatase 1, whose product MGDLNDIKLCVKWSGKEYELPELSPSDSVAMLKIAIENATGVRPERQKLLNVKFQGKVAADNYTLSELNLKPNLKIMMMGSLEEAIEEARTKPEVDDVVNDLDIEEEEVDIENQEVYLAKINKRVKDYKINVLNTPREGKKLLVLDIDYTLFDHRSVAETGYELMRPYLHEFLTSAYEDYDIVIWSATGMKWIEEKMRLLGVSTHQSYKIMFYLDYLAMITVHTTKYGTIDVKPLGVIWGKYPQYSPKNTIMFDDIRRNFIMNPKSGLKIRPFRQAHLNRDRDRELVHLSTYLREIAQYCEDFDTLNHKKWEKYKPDKSKIQQAGNKRKAEDSAPSAKE is encoded by the exons atggGGGACTTGAACGATATAAAATTGTGTGTGAAGTGGAGTGGCAAAGAGTATGAATTACCAGAATTATCACCGTCAGATTCCGTAGCAATGTTAAAAATCGCCATCGAAAACGCTACTGGCGTACGGCCGGAAAGGCAGAAACTCCTCAACGTAAAATTTCAAg GCAAAGTAGCTGCAGACAATTATACTCTATCAGAATTGAATCTCAAACCGAATTTGAAAATTATGATGATGGGGTCATTGGAAGAAGCGATAGAAGAAGCAAGAACGAAACCAGAAGTTGATGATGTTGTTAATGATTTGGATATAGAAGAGGAGGAGGTTGACATTGAAAACCAAGAg GTGTACCTAGCAAAAATCAACAAGAGAGTGAAAGATTACAAAATCAATGTACTGAACACACCGAGGGAAGGAAAGAAATTGCTAGTACTAGATATTGACTACACACTCTTTGATCACAGATCTGTAGCTGAAACTg GCTATGAGCTAATGCGGCCATATCTCCATGAGTTCCTGACGTCAGCATACGAGGACTACGACATAGTGATCTGGTCGGCCACGGGCATGAAGTGGATAGAGGAGAAGATGCGGCTGCTCGGAGTGTCCACGCACCAGAGCTACAAGATCATGTTCTATCTGGACTATCTGGCAATGATAACTGTGCATACCACTAAATATGGAACTATTGAT gtcAAGCCACTCGGCGTTATATGGGGTAAATATCCACAATACAGTCCAAAAAATACAATCATGTTCGATGATATACGAAGAAATTTCATAATGAACCCGAAGAGCGGTTTGAAAATCAGGCCGTTCCGACAGGCACATTTAAACCGAGACCGAGACCGGGAATTAGTGCATTTGTCCACTTATTTACGTGAAATAGCTCAATATTGTGAggattttgatactttaaatcataaaaaatgggaAAAATACAAACCCGACAAGAGCAAAATCCAACAGGCAGGAAACAAAAGAAAAGCGGAGGACAGCGCGCCGTCGGCGAAGGAATGA
- the LOC121737573 gene encoding myrosinase 1-like, producing MSWLRVLFCATLSAQAWNSEAVRSFPANFQFGASTAAYQIEGGWNEDGKGPSIWDVATHNNPSPIKDNSTGDVASDSYHLYKRDVEIMKELGLDFYRFSVSWPRILPTGFANQINQAGIDYYSNLIDEMIENGITPFLTIYHWDLPEDLQKLGGWTNSEIVDWFTDYAGVLFDNFGDRVKMWITINEPKQICYEGYGSDMKAPLVNLTGIAEYLCAKNVLLAHAKAYRLYDERYRKEQKGEIGISLSCSWYEPMSDSEEDTQAALDARQFDWGQYAHPIFTKRGDFPEELKNNVAKKSAEQGYLRSRLPVLSKEEIKFIRGTSDFFGLNTYSSKMAYRDDTLTGMFAVPSYRDDMGTILVKNETWIQGESEWLQEVPWGFYNLLQEIKELYNNPAVYITENGWSTAGGLDDDDRVHYLRSYLDALLDAVDDGCNVRAYSVWSMIDNFEWLQGYT from the exons ATGTCTTGGTTACGCGTTTTATTTTG CGCTACGTTATCAGCCCAAGCATGGAATTCTGAAGCAGTAAGAAGTTTCCCTGCAAACTTCCAATTCGGTGCTTCAACTGCGGCTTACCAGATAGAAGGGGGCTGGAATGAAGATg GCAAAGGTCCTTCTATATGGGATGTTGCAACACACAACAATCCATCCCCCATAAAAGACAACAGCACTGGTGACGTAGCCAGCGACTCATACCACCTGTACAAAAGAGACGTAGAGATCATGAAGGAATTGGGTCTAGACTTCTACAGGTTCTCTGTGTCCTGGCCTAGGATTCTACCGACAGGTTTCGCGAATCAGATCAACCAAGCTGGTATTGACTACTATAGTAATTTGATAGACGAAATGATCGAGAACGGTATCACCCCTTTCCTAACCATCTACCATTGGGATTTGCCTGAGGATCTTCAGAAGCTTGGCGGTTGGACGAATTCAGAAATTGTGGATTGGTTCACTGATTATGCTGGAGTTTTATTTGATAACTTCGGTGATAGAGTCAAGATGTGGATTACTATAAACGAACCCAAGCAGATCTGTTACGAAGGCTACGGTTCGGACATGAAAGCGCCTTTGGTTAACTTAACTGGTATAGCGGAGTATTTGTGTGCTAAAAACGTTTTGTTGGCTCATGCCAAGGCTTATAGGTTGTATGATGAGCGATACAGAAAAGAACAGAAAGGAGAAATCGGGATTTCGCTTAGCTGTTCCTGGTATGAACCAATGTCGGATTCTGAAGAGGATACTCAGGCAGCATTAGATGCTAGGCAGTTTGAT TGGGGTCAATACGCTCATCCTATTTTCACAAAACGCGGTGACTTTCCAGAAGAATTGAAAAACAATGTCGCCAAGAAAAGTGCTGAGCAAGGCTACTTGAGATCTCGCCTGCCAGTTTTATCGAAAGAAGAAATTAAATTCATAAGAGGAACTTCCGACTTTTTCGGTCTCAATACTTACAGCAGCAAGATGGCGTACCGTGATGATACTTTGACTGGCATGTTCGCTGTGCCATCTTACAGAGATGACATGGGTACTATTCTTGTGAAAAACGAAACATGGATACAGGGAGAATCAGAATGGCTTCAG GAAGTGCCATGGGGGTTCTATAATCTTCTCCAAGAGATAAAGGAGCTTTACAACAATCCGGCTGTGTACATCACTGAGAACGGCTGGTCGACTGCTGGAGgacttgatgatgatgatagggTACACTACCTGCGAAGTTATCTGGACGCGTTGCTGGATGCTGTTGATGATGGATGCAATGTTAGAGCTTATTCCGTATGGAGCATGATTGATAATTTCGAATGGCTGCAAGGTTACACGTAA